Below is a genomic region from Diabrotica undecimpunctata isolate CICGRU chromosome 7, icDiaUnde3, whole genome shotgun sequence.
TTTGCTTAAATGTGAATTGACTAAGGAAATGATTTTACCAGGAAGACTCTTACTTTATCTCTCAGATCTAGATCcaataaaaaattggataatTTTTGAATCAAAATATGTCAGCTTCAGATAAAATGATATATAGTTACAGATATATATGTgagttttttgtttaaaaaaaaatatgtggaATTTTTACCTACCAAAGAAACTGCAGTTGCTATTTTCGGCCCTCCTGCGCCACCTATAACCATCACCACGTTCTTGTTTTTATCTAGAACTATCGACGGGCACATCGATGAAACCGACCGTTTGCCAGGCTCAATAAAATTTGCGGGTGAGGATTCAAAACCATTTCCATTTGTTACATTTGGGGACGAAAAATCACGCATTTCATTGTTAAGTATGATGCCAGTGCTTTCAGAGGCGACACCTGACccaaatctataaaaaaatcaattttaagtgTTACTTTAAGAACACAGGACAAAATAAATCctcaaaaatatatatagaaaTCCTTAGAAACCTTTAGAAATCTTTAGAAATCTTTAGAAATCTTTAAATCCTTGAAAATTTTtagaaatctataaaaaaatcttaagaaatctttaaaaatatttagaaaacttTAGAAAACTTTAGAAAtctttaaaaatctttaaaaatctttagaaatttttagaaatttttagaaatatatcatcatcatcatcatcatcttggtgctacagcccttagagggcctcgaccttctcaagctttctacgccattctattctgtccctcgcttgcattttccagttgccgactccgatcttctcggcatcttgtgttaccccgtccatccacctcagctttggtctaccccgtcttctcattcccacgggttgcgctgttagaatcttttttatcatgttgtagatattctgcagttaaaagttatatctacgcctccatattccgttctcacagaccgctccgaatatcttgcgtagcacctttctttcaaaaatggatagagcgcattcatctgttttcgttagcgtccatgcctctgatccatatgtgagaacggggactatcagtgttctatacagccttatacgagttttttgagacagacgtttgttagctaagtactttgatagaccatgataacacctgtttgcaattagtattcgcctttttatttcctcagatgtgttattattggggttaaccgatgtccctagatatatatagaaatatatagaaatctttaaaattctttataaatttttagaaatCTTTACAAATCTGTAGAAATCTGCAGAAATCTGTAGAAATCTTTAGAAATACTTATGAGTTTTTATAAATCCTTATTGTAGTGTCTTATTTAAtgtgtttattaaaatttaatagaaTATGGAAAAAGATTAACACAAAAACTATTAATATAGATTTGTCTCTATTTAAGAAAATTCCGGTAAATATACAACGGAGGCATTTAAACTTACAAAAGATTTATTGTACTTGTCACAGACACAGCATCCCCTTCTGGTGAGAGCACTGATATATGAGCAGTTCCATGATCCTCTGGCCACGTGGAATTCACATAATAATGTTTAGGATCATCATACGTTTTGTTGTCAGATATTAATCTTCGAATTCGCTCTGCGTATTGTTTTGATGTAAAGCTTTCTATTAACTGAAACAAATAACCAAcattactttatatttttttgacAAAGATAAAAATTATTGATTAAATAGGAAAATATATTAATTCTCCTGAAACATCTCAGTTATATAATTTTCGGAATCAAAATTGTTCTTGCTATTCATACcttcatttataaaaaaatagtcaAATAGGATTAAAGATAAAAAGGAAATTCTAATTTGACTTACTTTGGTTTTTAAACAAAGGTGGCAAACGTGAACTTTGAGACTAAAATAGATAGATGACAATGGCACCACTTGATTTTTTTAACAGTGGACTGCAGGACCCCATGGTAATGTCCCAGAAATAATCACAATTTTTTCTCTTATTCAAAGACAGGTTTTATGTTACTGGCTTTCACAAAAAAATCCATCCAAGAAGCACTCCAGAATGAATATgagagtaattttttttaatctgacTTAACTATCGAGAAACTAGGCATTTATCCTAAGATATCCTAAGAGAAATAcactatattaaattttttcaaattcgTTTTATTAGGTTGGTTATTGCTCAATCGACTAACCAACCTAATAAAACGAATTTGGAAAGTTGAGAAATTACCACAAAGCTAGAAAATGCATTTATATATTTAATCCACAAAAAGAGAGATAAAAGCCAATGCCAAAATTACAGAGACATTGTTTTATTGGATGTATCATATGAGATATTGGCTTCATTTATAAGAAACCGACTAAAAAAATATGAATCTGAaataataggtaaatatcagGGAGGATTTAGATGAGGAAGGTGTACAATTGATCAGATTTTTAacgatgaaacaaatattgcacaacaGTGTTCTGTTAAAAAAATCTACCTTGGAAAGAAGGTTATCACAGACTTTCACGGTAAGAAAGGGATTAAGACAAGGAGATCCATTGTACACAACTTTATTTAACCTGATTCCAGAAGCTATCCTACGACAAATTAGGTAGAGACAAATGGTATAATACACTAcaaaagacagcaaattatcgCGTTTGCAGACGATATTGCATTAATAACGAGATCAACATATAACTCAtgcgaatattaaaaaaaatggaaccAATATTGAAAAAGTTTGGACTATGtataaacgaaaataaaacaGAATACTTTGAAATGAAAGCAAAGAAAATAGAGCCCGAAGATAACCTAAGAATAAGTAGCGGAAGTAGAGAATATTGTTTTGAAAAAGTGGATCAAGTCAAATACCTTGGAGTAACGTTTACAAATAGAGCTGAAGAAGATACTAAAATAGAGAAAAGAATTACTAAAGGAAGTAAAGCAGTAGGAGCACTAAACAGAATGATCAAATCCAAGTTAATATCAAGCAAAACGAAAATCAGGatttacaaagaaaaatatacagAAATTGGAACGATAGGAAAGCAAGATAATACGCAAGATACATGAAAGAATAAAGGACAATGACGGCGTATGGAGAAGAAAAACAAATCAGGATATAACTGAGCTCTACAACCAACCAAGCCTCATACAaaaagtaaaagcacaaagaacaCATTGGATGGGACATTTTTACATGATGTCCACAAACAGGCATGAAAAAAGTATTAACCTGAGGAGCAGGTGGTAAGCGTAGACGAGGAAGACAAAAAAAGAAGTGGATAGAAAGTTAAAACCGATGTAAGAAAACTAAGAATACCGAACTGGGACGAAAAACAGAGATGAGTGGAAAaaatactaaagaaaataaaaaggtatGAAGAGCTGAATATATTAGTCCAGTCGCGATAACATTTGACAATATACGAGTGTAAATTTAACATCGTAACTAAATTCAGCTATTGCGTGAGCCGCCATCTTGATTTTAAAGGAGAACCGTTTTGCTAATACCTCCGCCATTTTCtacttttcgacaaaaatggtaaGAACTGACATTATTGCAAATGCGATTTCCcacaatttcttttttacattttttttcgtGTGGTCGATATTTTCTGAGTTAAGGAAAAAAGAGTGGAAGGTGGTGGAAGCATAATAATTatcgaattatctcgtttattattaagtTTACGACATGAATGTcatcattagaatctagacgaattaatgcctccctaatattcctgtacaagctactatacaatctcattgactgccctgatattcttcgacaaataagttttaacgttccatcttatccagtgagaaattcgattacgttcagaaatacacaagctagaactaatcttatgttaaattctcttctatttctcatgtgcaactattataattccgtaagtgcttactgcgatatatttcactgcagtttaaagcagcttactaggatggctgagatctacctacatgattgagtagtttctttatgttaaggtaagatactcgaaaaatgtgttcTTTAGTTAGTAcctatgaattattaatatttcatttaactttagtattgtattttgtcctataaatggattctgttggacaataaacgctatccagatttagccatacggctcacactccctctaaggggaaaattcactcatcccagatacctacggtatcaaaaggattgagctctggtgggactctttccatgttatcgagtcctaggtgacttggtatgtcggtgtatctcccagaaattttcgtacgcatctggacgtcgaaagtaacacagctttctgcataatcttatatagatgttcatttagacccagcttttttatgtcttctaggaggctcttcgggatgactccagtggtagaaagaataataggtatcgtctgggtactttccatcctccattgtctcctgatttgtatttctagatctctgtacttggcgatcttttcgttgtatttaacacgtaaattattggtgttgggtatcgccacatcaataagtgttgtttgcctagtaattttattaactagtatgagatcgggtctattatgggccactggttggtctgtaagcacagtgcggtcccagtatagcttgtagttgtcattttcaagcattctatcagggacgtattgataataaggaagatggtcggtttggagaagtcccagtttgtcagctagttcttggtggataatctttcctactgagtcatgacgttctttataatcactaccgacaaatgcctggcagccaccggtaagatgttggatagtttcttgggcttggcatccatatcggcatttgtcattttggacttgaggatctttaacaatatatttcaggtaatttttagttggaataacctgatcctgaatggcaagtaggaaaccctcagtctcgggaaacatctttcctgatgtcaaccaatagttcgacgctgtattgtcgacatattcttggctgatctcattaagatgtcgcccatgcagaggtttactcatccaggcgcgcattttgtcttgcttagtcaggtggtttatgcgcatttcttgttccctcagtttaagcggcgtcgtatcatctactgcgcaaattgctcgatgtaaagtagatgtctcagcctgtacctgaaaataagttcttaataaacgctattattattattattattattatcatcatcataaaCAGCTATTTTATCCATCGTCGAATGTAAGCCTTCGTTAGGTGTGTCCAATTATGtctgtttattattttttgcatCGATTCGTGACCAGCCATTTGCTTGATGTCATCAATCCATCTGGTTTGAGGTCTGCTAATGGCGTACGTGTACCTAAACAACAATGAAGAGAATtagatatattttatacaattttgatctctTTAATTGttttgctaaaatcaatatttaaagtcGTAGGTTCGTTTCTATTTATTGCTTGCCGCTGATGATGTCACTGTCTAGCGTTCATTAGGCTTAAGACCTTAAATAttcatttcagcaaaaaaatgaaagaaatcaaaattgtataaaatttaattttcttaatttttgtttaaatacatTAATAATGGCGTAAAGTTAATATTAAACCAGATAATTCGAAAATTATGCTTCCTTCCTCCTCTTCCACTATTTTCCCCCgtaactcggaaaatatcgaccgcacgaaacatttttttaaaaaagtagtCCTTAtcatttttgtcgaaaagttgaaaatggcggAGATATTGAGCAAATATCtgaggttagaataataaaatttgagaCAGCTAGCCATATAAAGTTAGGCCTTTTTTGGTGTAACCCGACTGGactatatgtattatatattaacTGTTAACGGTAGAAAGTTTTTCAAATTCCACCCTGTATACTATTATATTGCGATGTGTGTAAAATTACTcacataaaatattataatagaaAGAAACCACACaattatatttttagtatttaCCATAATAGCTTATTTCTGTTAAATTTTTATCGGTGCATGCTATGATTGCTTTTGTATAAACAAAAAAACTTGAAAATTTATTAACCTTTCCAAATTCGCCACATGTTAACTCGTGTACATACAAATTGGTATGACAATTGATTTAATTatagattaattttaaaattaatttccataaaattatacatacactccagtcgtcagaaaattgacctctaaaaatcatacgaacaagctgaattttgctcaGAATGTAAATCTGGGACCTccaaaaagtttgccactcctactcATGGACTTCCCTCCAAACCCCCTCGTATGGGGAAACGGAAAACACAGATTTaacaagaatctgtacgctgtagaaaaaattaagaaatgtagctgagataattttaaacagaaatgttgaataaaaaaaaatatcactttttttgtagaatgaaccAAATGAATGaacgaccggcgattttaaagAAACATGTTAAACATGCAGTATGTACTAGAAACAAATCAAGAGGACTACGAAAATTTGGATTAATGTCATATTTGGACGCAGCCACAAAACCTTTCGAAATTATTTCCATAGACACGATCGGAGGTTTTGGAGGTTCTCGATCGATATGCACCATTAAACATTGAAAACGCAAACTGCATATAATTTTGTTAAACTTGTGAAAGGGATCTGTGTAACAGATCAATACCCAGgaataaattcaaaaaaatttatgAACTTTTTACATGAAAAATGTATACCAATAATCTTCACTATTACAAATACACAATTTTTTATCAGCTTGAATGAAAGATTAAATTAGACCCTAatcaataaaatcaaataaaaaattaacgaaaaGACCAAACAACTGCCTGAACAACAATAGCACAAGAATGTGTGTGCAAATACAATGAAACAGAACATACTGTCACTGGTTTTACACCAGCATACTTAATGTATGAGTTGTTTTAAATAAAGgttattaattattaacaaattaaggtcaaaaaacggtaaaaatttgagaataaaatcTTATACGTCATATAAAAACCATTGCAAAGGCgtttcttaaatatttatatccttatttgttgattagaaagttgcaaaatcagtaagaaattttggttttttataattgttaataacttttttgaaaaatgaataaGTACCTTTCTATTACATGGAATGATGGGACTTGTGGTGCTCaaataatgattaaaatttcaaagcGATCGGTCAAAGTTATTTTATGTGTTtgtcccaaattaaatttttttgcaccaattaaatttaaaaattactgaagGTACAGTAATTCTACGGATAGCtcaaaaaaagaagatttattctatcaggattaataaaaaaaaatgagaaaaataattttgaatattGCAAAATCATTTTGAAACATgccaattttttgcttataaacaataagtaaactttttaatcattaaaaaaaaatccacaaggaaagtAATTCCtacagctggctgtataccacgtatcacaaaaagaggttaatctttgtatatgggtatattttataaaagcccttaaaagggctacattaaaaacacgaacgttttcggaacaacagttccatcatcaggttaaaatacctaaaataagtataaaccatttaattaaagcaaacgtggtttaaaattttgactaaggttaaaaaagcaaaatggttatacttacaggttaccatgcctgagccaccaaaatatttgggtaaaaaccctttaaaatatattatgttaccaaagattgtacatgatgttgataatattatttgatgtttaatattttaattaaattttacttcaggtaacatacacccatgctttaagtgagttccagtgtccggagagtaaacctcttcaaacggacttcagctggtaactgattgacaagatacccatgaacggtgtcaaaaacaaaatgtcaatgtaccatgaaacaatattagttaaacatagcattactacagccaaaagattcaaaactttttttttaatcattgCCTGCAGGatcattattttttcatatttggaaagtttgcattttttcacaaatttaaaaaagaaaaagttgtaCTACGACAATTTGGGGCGAAGTTAGaccctttttttaatatttaacagctgctttgtttataacaattaagagatcTAAGTAGCGTCATTTGAAAAaacatactttaaagttttaatgtgtcaaattcgaaaaagattgcatttcaacGAAATCGtctacaaagcttcaaaatgtggtcctcACAATAGGCCGTCTTTGAAACCCGCGGGAGCGATGGAAGAGAAACGAATTGTTAACTGTAGCTCTTGTCGTTGTTTATGGATTACGACGTTTCTTCTTTAATTTGAATGTACTtcttgcgtacattacgaatatgcattttttgaataaataaattgttaaatgaaccatccaatttatttaattttttttagtaatatttgaggtaattattattgtaaaacataaaaatatttatgattaatatatacttctttaataaacttcgtaaataatagattttataaaaaaacaaattattgtgttcaattatttctaaaaatagtattggtttatgtatttatttggaaataaaaaaatcTCGAGTAAAccaagttttattttttgttaaacatGCTATTCAGTCAGTGTCACAAACAGAATATTTTTTGGCTTATTTTCCTAAACTCAATAATGTAATACTTAAATTTCAGATAATGGTTTGACAAGAAAATACGTAAGAGAAAATTTTACGAAACATAGTATTAATGATTCTAATAGTCACGATggttttttttaactgttttaataTAAAACAACTTTGCCCATGAAAACGTAAGCTCCTAATCATATTTCATtcttaatataaattatatatcttACCTGTCTTATTAATACTTATATATAATTGAATCAAAGACATGTATTCTAACAAAATAAACTAGTCATTACCTATGCACATAATTCTTGAATCTCACGATATTAGTTTAGCAATTCCATTGCGAAGCAAATATATTTCTTACCTCCGTTACATTCACGAACTTCGGATCTCCCATTTCTCCCCTTCTTGCGTAAGCGAACTTGAAACTTTCCACGATTCTCTGAGCAGCAGTAACGTTGTCAACATCCGAATTAACGAAATCACTTAAGGTATTTAAAATTAGAGCAATTTGGATTCCGCTGGCGGGCAAAGGGGAGGTGTAGAGGGTTTCGTCGTTTTTCATTGAGATTACTATTGGTTCTTCCCAGATCGGTCTAAAACATAAACGATTCAATAGAttcaatatattatattaaattagttGGAAGATGTAAATTACACGTAAAGGAATATAATAAATAGAGTTCGGATTTAAAAGCATAAAGATACTCAAAAAAGCGCTTAAAAAACATTACGATTTTATGAAAcaaaccgtttttttttaatatattatataataatttctAAGCTTAACTTAAGAACTGGTAATAAGCACCtatgataaatttaaaaataaaatagaaaaaaaaacaaaaaaaagataactaaaataaaaatgctttaaaataatttttatcgacatactttagataaacaaaaataatatcatttttcaGCTATAATCATCTGATTTTTTCACTATActtttaacaaaattacaaaaaagaaaccttgccactggatcaacccaaaatctttctaccttttaataaaggtgtcactgacaagatcaatAGAACTCTTATCTctctaaacatcaaaaccatcttcactactcactccaagttgtccaatctcgtcagatccgcaAAAAAACCAAATCCCAATAAAGACCATGGTGTCTAAGAAATAGCTTGTTCCAGTTGCTCACGTTcttacataggacagacaaaccgacgaatccataaccgtatttacgaacattctctatcggTCAAAAATTCCGATAATACTTCAttcctagcccaacatcatattcagacaggtcacaaaatagatttcgaaaaagcaaaaaccatcgctcccatccgctccttaaaatcgagaatcattcaTGAAGTCATCGAAATTTAAAAACAGCCCAACAGCCTAAATACACGCGATGACGCTAAACGACTGCCTGCAACATGGCGACCGCTTCAACGACCCCCCACCCAaacccacaccgctcaggccacgtcagctcagaccacgtcagcgcataccgttcccgcgcatactgaTAGCATAAAACCAGCCACatagggtaagaccggttgtaactcgacactgaggagtacgCAGATTGAAACCTCAGTGCTGTTTGACCGTTCTtatatttatacagaacacgatactggtacgtcacgaatgaggggagtaggcagattgagaccccgaactcgaacgaaACCGTATGActcttgaaaatggctccaaaatgggtacCGAAACGTCAAgcattaaattctcaacgcggttcttcccgagaacttagtatTCTTCTCAAGGAATTCAGGACAATGAATCGATCATCTCTCTCTGTCATTAAAAGTCGTCGAATAGAACCCGGCCGTCAACTGTAGCTATCGGTCTCCTGGTATCGACGGTAAGCCCTTAAGATTACAGACTGCGTTATAAGTAGGCGACGGGGGACAGTCCTCTGACTATCTCCCACTCAGGGTAAGGTAATAATGCAATTACCTTTCACTAGTGAAGTATCCATTTGTAAAATATTCACTTACTGCACTTCGAAGTGTATACATGTTACAATGTTTGCTGCATTGTCTATGCCATATAGAAGTAGGCAAATTTTACAACACGTTGCCAATTTGGaggaaaacaattattttttggaAGCTTTATAAAAGACAATATTTCATCAAGTAAGTAGTCAATTTTTCTGCtcgtaagtatatatatatatatatatatatatatatatatatatatatatatatatatatatatatatatgtatatataaatatatatatatatatatatatatatatatatatatatatatatatatatatatatatatttgttgtaGACGCGTAAAATGAcctatttttgaaaaattaaaaaaagtcgtAGATGCAAATCGTGTCAGATTAGTTATCCTAATGAAGCGATACTATGAGAAACTATTTCTAACTATAAGaaatatttttagttcaaattttttcatcattattttaaagttcaaatttacttgtaaacaatttataaatgtaaaaaaaatgtaatataatttaagaaaaatcacggatttttccttttaattaccctattatttttttaatgagtATAATAAATCTTACTCGTAAGTCCGCATATCATCCTCAGTTATTATTCCTCCTTTGTCTTGTATGTCTTTAACGAATCTTTTTGTTAACGATCCATTATGCAAAGCGTCCCCTCCCTCCTTGgcaattatttttaaagtataggCTAATTTAAGCAATTTTACGGACTCTCCCTCCTTGTAAGTATCGTTGGTTTGTGAATTGATATAAATCGATCTGAAACAAGAAAAGAATGTTTGAAtgtttttatacagctccgtcatataaactttcaaaaaaactgttagagattattttagaacacactaaatttttacctaaatttaccgtaaaaaatacaatagaactagttaatagaATATAATGttttcaattacctaacaactcaaaattaatttcatttgacgtaaaaattttttcctagtattcctcctacagaaactttgttctagtaaaaaaccttttagactataatattacaaatccaatcattacatctgaaattttacttCTTCTTAACATTTGCATAAACCAGgcctactttgaatttaataatcaaatatatacaaataacagtgcaagcaatcctctaagcccatttctatcagatatttttatggatcatctagagacaagatttcaaaacatcccatattcaaacagtttttatattggtggagatacgtagacgacatACTGGTATATTTCActggaactaacaggcaactcgaccaatttttatcgtatattaattcacttcatagtcatattgaatttacaatacaaacaaaacagaatcaatccatacctttttgtagatttaaaaattatcagacttaaaaaaaaacatgcgttcccgtatttcataaacctgcCCATACTGACACAACTATACataattcatcatcccatcctacacaacataaactggcagcctatcatagcatgttacatagattaacagaatctgttgtcaaaatacaactttgagacagaattaaataccattaagcaaatagcagtaaacaatggatacaatgaacaaacaattaataaaattttaaatcaaaaactacacaagaaattCCAGAAATTAGTATTTCCAGATAAAAAAcacagtaccttctgctcgattacatatccagtcaaaatatcaacaaaaatagccaaacacataaaagaGAAAGGAATAATATCAGATTTTACAAGAAACAACaacttgggcaaatatattaaaaacaacaagagccaaaataaaaagcacttacacagtggtgtgtacaaacttaaatgtggtgactgctcaaaaacttacatcggtcaaactggtaaaacttttaacaaatgtatagcagaacataaaatggctttcaataatagaaaaacaaattctaCATACCCACTTCACTTTCTAGATCATAATAATTCTTTTAAttacgaatttcaaattcttcacatccaaaataaaggccttaagttatctttattagaatctatggaaattatcaaattaaaaaagaccgacataattctaaatgaccaacttgagaaaaacagttctcccctcctcaacctatttcgttaaagactataaagtgaaaacacataccaaaaatagatcacttgagaaaggcactctgccgaaacagttgtagtgcttagattttataataaattttgtggaaattttgtattttattgttatataaaataaatttccatcaagtaacggtcgaatccatcacttaagaAAAGAATGCTTTTTAgagaaactatttttttaaaaacaaaagaaaagtaTTGTACCCTAGGGTTGTTTGtatgaaaaaatgtttattaaactaCTCTTAGGCAGCACATACAGGGTGGCCGaacgaaaataaaatacaggCGTTAATCGGAGCTGCGACAACATTTTTGATAAAAACCCCAGCGACACCTTGATTTTTATTCAAAGGGGACAGATTTTTCCGGTAtcttcgattatttttttttaataatcttaaaaCCAAGATAAAAATCACCCCaacattttttgcatttttcattTCATGCCAAATTGGGCCAAATATGATATCGTTTTAAAACACTTGTTTTACTAGAAAAAtacctacattttaaaattaatatttttagttggttatTTCTTAGTTGACCAGATGTTCATAAATTCACGTGGACGCAACCACCGagaaatttaaaatcaataatcgaATATTATATAtgcaaagaaaataaatatcGAGAAGCAGAGTGTAGATCTGATTCCCATTTATTTCCAACGACAAAATTAAAATGACAGTTCAGTGATACTGCAGGACATTTCAACAAAGAGATATAATCtacaaagttttaaaaataaatccaTCCAGTTTCTGTATTGAATGAGGCTGAATTTGAAATTACACAATGTTTGTTACTCGTCACCAATTAAATCGTACAAC
It encodes:
- the LOC140445956 gene encoding glutathione hydrolase 1 proenzyme-like, with the protein product MKICSTNTVIVVLLTMLHSGIGEKVRKGAVVTNGYGCSEIGASILQQGGNAIDAAIAALFCEGVSMPQSMGLGGGFLLTTFNKTTGEVWTMNARETAPGRAHRDMYVDDPDSSKWGGKAVAVPSELRGYWHMYKRFGGGVPWAKLVEPTIKMCTEGVKVTKFLADVYKRKKDYLYNDPTLRSIYINSQTNDTYKEGESVKLLKLAYTLKIIAKEGGDALHNGSLTKRFVKDIQDKGGIITEDDMRTYEPIWEEPIVISMKNDETLYTSPLPASGIQIALILNTLSDFVNSDVDNVTAAQRIVESFKFAYARRGEMGDPKFVNVTELIESFTSKQYAERIRRLISDNKTYDDPKHYYVNSTWPEDHGTAHISVLSPEGDAVSVTSTINLLFGSGVASESTGIILNNEMRDFSSPNVTNGNGFESSPANFIEPGKRSVSSMCPSIVLDKNKNVVMVIGGAGGPKIATAVSLVILRHLWFGMDLKSAIYEKRMHHQLFPMEIVYDPEYETEGKDIVEALAKFGHKFQFKDDNGFAAITGISTKNKGEQITAWSDRRRPGYTTYVY